CGGCGATATCGGTCCGGGCGAGTACAGCTGGAATCCCGAGCGCGCACCCGACGGTGCACTCACGCTCGTACTGAGCGTGGCCGACCAGCAACTGGTGGCGATGCGCAACGGGGTCGAGATCGGCCGCGCGAGCGTGACGACCCGGGATACGCAGATTCCCGGCACCCACGTGTACGTGATGCTGGACGGCGAGGAGCCGACGGCCAGCACCGTGGTCGCGGACCGGTCGGCGCTGCGCTGGCTGGAAGTGGCCAGCATCGGCGGCGATGAAACGCCCGATGCGCCCGGTGTGGCGACGCGCCTGGGCGATGGCGGCCTGCAGGTTCCCCCGGCGTTTGCCGCCAACATCTACAACGCCCTGGAACCGGGAGCCACGGTCGTGGTGACCGGCGAGTCCATCCGCGGTACCACCCCTGCCGACCTCACCGTGATCCGCGCCGACGAAGACCCGACTGCGCCACCGCCCAAGGGAAAGTGAGCAAACCCCAGCCGGGATCATCACCCGCTATTCAGGCGCGATCGGCTCCCGCCCCGTATCCTGCCACCCATGCCTCGCCTCCCTGCCTCTTTCCTGCTGGCCTGCGCCGCAGCCGTCGCCGTGTGTTCAGCCGGCTCGCGCCCCGTGGTCGCCAGCCCCGCGCTTGCCGCGCACGCGCCTGCCTCCGCCCCGCATCCTTCGGCCTCGCCCCGGCTTGAGGCGTTGATGGCCAAGCCGGAAGCAGCAGCCGGGCCGGCGTCGGCTTCGCGCCTGCTGGAACGCCTGCACGCAGCCGCTCCGGAGATGGATCCGGGCGTGTTGGCACTCGCTCTGGAAGCGCGCTCGTGCGCGCTGGACAGCGGTACCGCCGCCGGCAACCGGCTGGCGGTGATCGACTACTCGCTGCCCTCCACCCAGAAGCGCATGTGGGTGTTCGACGTCGAGCAACCGGGACTGCTGTATGCCGAGCACGTGGCCCACGGGCAGGGCAGCGGCGAAAACATGTCCAACCGATTCAGCAACGTGGATGGCAGCCACCAGACCAGCCTTGGCCTGTTCCGGACCGCCGAGACCTACGTGGGGGGCAACGGCTACTCCCTGCGCATGGACGGTCTGGAGCCAGGCGTGAACGACAACGCCCGTGACCGTCTGATCGTCATTCATGGCGCACCGTACGTGAATCCCGAACAGGCCCAGCGGCAGGGCCGCCTGGGACGCAGTTACGGGTGCCCCGCGCTGCGCCCGCAGGTCGCGCGCGAAGTCATCGATACCATCAAGAACGATCAGCTGGTATTTGCCTACTACCCCGACGATCCGTGGTTGAAAGGCTCGCGCTACTTCGGCTGCGGTGGCCGCACTGCCCGCCAGATCCTGGCGGACGCGCGCAACGAGGCCTCGAGCGGCGATGCGGTGGCCAGCGCGGCCGCCGGCAGCCAGGCGGCCTCGGCAACGCTCTGATCCGGGGTTCACCGCCCTTCGACCGGGCGAGAGCCACGATGGACGCATTGACGTTCATGGAGTGGCAGGATGAAAACCGACGGCCCGGTATTTGGTGAGAAGTCGCTGAGCAAGCTGGCAGCGGTGTTCGACTCCCGCGAGCAGGCCGAGGACGTCGCGGCGCGACTGCGTCAGCAATTCAACCTCGATGGCGCGCAACTGCAGGTCATCTCGCCGGAGGACCCCCACCCGGGGCGCAAGATTGAGCCGGAAAGCCGCGGCATCCGCCAGACCGCCATCAAGGCGCACATCACCTTTGCGATCCTCGGGATCATCGCCGGGCTTGTCATCTTCGCCATCCTCCGCGGCATGCACATCACCGCGGTGACGTCCTCGCCATTGGCAGTCGCCGGGGTGCTGGTGTTTTTCGGCGCGGTGTTCGGCCTGTTTGCCGGCGGCCTGATCACCCTGCGACCGGATCAGGACCATGTGGTGATGAAGGTACGCGAGGCGCTGGACAGCGGCCGCTTCGTGATTGTCGCCAGTCCGACCGATCACTCCCAGCGCGGACAGCTCTCGGACGCGCTGCGCACCGAATCCGGCGACGTGGCTGGCAGCCTGTGACACAGTCCCGACGTCCTCGGGAGTCCTGCTGATGGTGTTTCGTATCTCGGTGGTATTGCTGGCCCTGCTGGCGCTGGGAGGTGTGTTCGCGCCTGAGGCATTTGGCGAGTTCAGCTCACGCGCACAAGCACTTACGCTTTCCGGCGCCGGCTGGTTCTATCTGGTGGTCGTATTCGTTGCGCTGGTGTTCCTGCTCTACCTGGCCGTGAGCCCGATGGGCGCGCTGCGGATCGGTGGGGTGGATGCGGAGCCTGAATTCAGCCGCCGCTCCTGGTTTGCCATGCTGTTTTCCGCCGGTATGGGCATCGGACTGGTGTTCTTCGGTGCCGCCGAACCGCTCTCGCATTTCCAGCGTCCGCCGGAAGGCATCGAGCCGCAGAGCCTGGAGGCTGCACGCGCGTCGCTGCGCTATGTCTTCTTTCACTGGGGACTGCATCCGTGGGCGATCTATGCCCTGATGGGCCTGGCGATGGCGTGGTTCCAGTTCAACCGCAAGTCGCGCGGCCTGATCAGTGACCTGCTGGAACCCCTGATCGGCGAGCGCCACTCCCAGGGGGCGGTGGGCAAGGCGATCGACGTGCTGGCGGTGGTGGCCACCGCGATCGGCGTGGCGACCACGCTGGGCTTCGGCGCCATGCAGATCAGCGCCGGCCTCAGCCACGTGACCACGGCGCCGGCCGGTTTCGCCACCCAGGCGGTGATCATCGCAGTGGCGTTCGTGCTGTACATGGCCTCCAGTGCGACCGGCCTGTCTCGCGGCATCAAGTGGTTGTCCAACTTCAACATGGCGGTGGCGGCGTTGTTGCTGGCCCTGGTGATCGTGCTCGGCCCCACCGCCTTTATTTTCGAATCGCTCACCACCACTCTCGGCGCCTACCTCAACCAGCTGCCGGCGATGAGCCTGCACATGACGCCGTTCTCCCAGCGCGCCTGGGTCGGCGACTGGACGATCTTCTACTGGGCCTGGTGGATCGCCTGGGCGCCGTTCGTTGGGGCGTTCTTTGCGAAGATCTCCTACGGCCGCACGGTGCGCGAGTTCGTGTTCGGCGTGGTCTGCGGGCCGGCGCTGGTGAGCTTCCTCTGGTTCGCCGCGTTCGGTGCGACCGTGCTCTACCAGCAGATGTTCCAGGGCGCGGACCAGCTGGCCGCGCTCAGCCTGGGCATCGAGCACGTGCTGTTTGCGATGGCCGACCTGCTGCCGCTGTCGTCGGTCATCTCGTGGGTGGCGATCGTGCTGCTGCTGAGCTTCTTCGTCACCTCCGCCGACTCCGCCACGCTGGTGCTGGCGAGCATGTCCAGTGAGTCCGCCGGCGATCCGCCGCTGGCAAGGAAGGTGGTCTGGGGCGTGCTGCAGTCGGTAATCGCGGTGGCCCTGCTGGCGGCGGGCGGACTGGAAGCGCTGCAGGCCGTCATCATCGTCGCCGCGCTGCCCTTCGCGGTGCTGCTGGCGGCGATCATGGTCTCCTTGAACCGGACGCTGAGCGAGGAGAAGCGCATGCATGAGCGCCACGATCGGGAGGTCCGCCGCGCGGAAGTACGCTGGCTGAAGCAAGAGCGTGAGCGGATGGAGAAGGCCCGGCAGGGGACCGGCGATCCGTAGCGCGGCAGGGGCGCCGGAAAGCGCGGGCGCGCGGAATAATGCCCTCAGGAGCAGATGGGATGTAGCGGGAGGACCATGTGGGCGCGAGTGCAGGCCGCGCGGATCAGTAGTCCGGGTCGACGTTGGCTTCCAGCGGCACCTGGTGCGCTTTCAGCCAGGCCACGACCTCGCGGCGCTCAGCCAGCGCGCGCTCGTTGAGAGCGTTGCGCGGCGGGTAGGAGAAGTAATACGCCTGGAAGCTGGCGCCGCCCGAGTTGGTGGCCAGCGGGTCTGCACCCGCCTCCAGCAGCATCAGGATCGCCGCGCCGGCGTTGGTGCGGGCGGCGACGTGCAGGGGACGATCGCCATTGTTGTCACCCAGTTGCGGGTCGGCGCCGGCATCCAGCAGGATGCGGACGTTGTCCAGGTGGAGTCCGCGCAGGGCACGTGATAGCGGGGTGGACGCGGTGGCGGGATTGCGGACGTTGGGGTCCCCACCGTGGGCGAGCACGGCATTCAGGAAAGCCGGATCGCCGACAAACGCTGCGGCGTGCACCGGGGTTTCACCACCCCCGCCGGGCTGGTTGGGATCCGCGCCGCCGTCCAGCAGCGCCTGGGTCGCGGCGAGTTTCTCCGCACCAATGGCTGCCACCAGCAGCGTGGCACCGTCTGCACCCGGCGTGTTGGGGTCGACACTGGCGAGCTGGCGCTTGATCTCTGCGCTGTCGCCGCTGACGACCGCCTGGGCAAGCGGCTCAAGGCTGGAGTTGGCGAAGGCTTCATTGCTCATGGACTGTGGATCGCACCCGGTGGCGGAGAAGAGGAACGCGGCGAAAAGGGCGCCGCTGAGGCGCCCTGTGAGAAGCGAGTCTATCCGCGATCCTGCACGCATTTACCAGTTCCAGGGCATAACCCGCGAGTTGGATACGGCCTCGCCGATCGCGCGGCCGGTGTTGGTCACACCATCCCTGATCGCGGTGGCGCCTTCAACCACTTTATTGCCCGTCCACTTGGCGACATCGACGGCCTTCTCGCCGGTCCACCTGGCGGCATCGACCGTCTTGCCAGCCACCCAGGTGGTGCTCTGGATCGCTTTTTCACCGGTCCACTGGATGCCTTCAATCGCCTTGTTACCGGCCCAGACGGCGCCGTCGAACGTGTTCTGCAGGATGGCGCCCTGGGCCCCTGCCATCTGCTCAATGCCGTCGCCCACCTTGTCGGCGGTGAACTGGGCCGCCTTGCCGCCGATCGAAATGGCGCCTGCGAGCAAGTCACCGACCGGTCCTGCGACGCGCTCATCCACGCGGGCCGCAACGCCTTCGGCGGTGTGGTGGATCGTATTGCCGACCGAGTCGACGACGCCGTCAACCACATGCCCGGCGATCTTCACCGATCCCTGCAGGTAGTTGCCGTCGGCCATGTCGGTCTTGAGCACGCCGTTGACTTCATCGGCCACCTCGTGGGTGTTGCGTGCAAAGTCATCACGCAGGCCTGCGGGCACCATGTCGTGGAGGGATTTGCCGAAGTCGGACGGATTCTGGTAGCCCGCCTGCCACGGCTCACGCGCAATCATGGTGTCGGTGAGCAGTTGGGGACTGTGGCTGAGCGCGTTGTAGGCCAGCTGACCCACGTCGCTGATGACCGGGATGCCACTGTTGCGCATCGCCTCTACCAGTCCGTTGGTCCCGGCCTGGCCGAGCAGCGGCAGGTCGAACTCGTGTTTTGCCGCTCGCCCGGCCAGCGTGTGCCTGTCGATGACACCGGGCTCGACGACGATCCTGGTGCCCAGCGCATCGGGGGCGGCCAGCGACAGCGGACCGGATTCCTGCACCCGCGTCAGCAGGTCGGTCTTCATCGAGTAGGCACGGATCTGGCCGCCTTCGGCGATGTCACGCGCCTGCTGCGGGCTGGCCATTCCCAGCCGATCCAGGGTGTTGGGATGGATGCCCGAGGCGTCGAAGGTGACCGCCGGAATACCAGTGGCCAGGGATGCGACCGAGGCCAGGCCACCGCCCTGGGAGTGGCCGGTGATGGCCAGGTTGGTCGCGGCCCCGGAGTCTCCGTCGCCGAAGACCCGCGCAAACTCGATGGCGCTGTCGGCAGCTAGCCCGGTGAACTTGTCGACCGAACCCGTCTCGAAGCCCAGGCCCTGCTGGAAGTTGTCGCCCCAATCCGCGGCGCCTTCGGCGGTGCCGCGATAGGCGAGGACGAAGTTGCCCTCACCGTCGGTGTAGACCTCGGCCTTGAACTGGTTGGCGGTGGTCTGCTCGACCCCGCCAAGGAATTCCTGGCGCCAGGTGGCCGGGTTCTCGATACCGCGAGACTCCAGCATCGCGTCGCTGACCGCGCTCCAGCCATCGGGTGGCGCGCCGCGGGTCCCGTACACCGAGGTCGCCAACTGCGACATCGTCACGTCAAAGGGTTGCGCCCGGGTGCCGCTGGTGGCGTCCTTCAGCGTGCTGCCGGCGGGCAGGGCATACGGGCCGGGTGCGGACGGCGGCGCTTGCGGTGCCAGTCTCGTCGGGGCCAACGAACCCAGCTGCGGGTGGTAGCTGGGCTCGCGCAGACCGCTGACGCCAAGCGGCGATGGCGACAACGGCGAGAACGGCATTGGCCGCTGCAGGTTCTGCAACGGTGCCAACATCTGCAGGCGGTTGGTGAGTCCGCTGAGTCCACCCTGACCGATCAACATGTCCCGCCTCCTTTTCGGCGCCTGTACCGACCATAGGGCGGATGCCAGGCGCCGCGGTAGCTGGGGCGGACCCTAGTGCGGTCGATGCCGGCGCGCACCGGGGATCCTTCGCGGGGGTGCACTGCGCCGGGCGTGGCGGGCCGGGTCCGACCAGCCGTCAGGCGATCAGGCGCAGCTCCAGCCCCGACGCTGCTTCGCCGGACCACTGCTTCAACAGCTCCGCCTCGCGCGCCTTTGCCTTTTCCAGATGCGCTTCCTTGACGTGGCCGTAGCCGCGGATGTGCTCGGGAATGGAGGCGATCTCGGCCGCCAGGGCGACGTTGCCACGGTCCAGCCGGGGCAGCAGGGCGTCGATGGTCTGGAAGTAGTCGACGATCAGCTGGCGTTCGCCGCGGCGCTCGGCGGTGTAGCCGAAGATGTCCAGCCTGCCGCCGCGCAGAGTACGCCGTCTGGCCAGCCACTTGAAGGCGGTGAACATCCACGGCCCGAACTCGCGCTTGATCAGCTGGCCGTTGTCGTCGCGCTTGGCAAACAGTGGCGGTGCCAGGTGGAACTTGATTTTGTAGTCGCCGTCGAACTGCTGAGTGACCTGGCGCAGGAACTCGCCGCTGGTGTACAGCCGTGCCACCTCGTACTCGTCCTTGTAGGCCATCAGCTTGAACGCATAGCGTGCAACCGCCTCGGTCAGGTCGGTGCTGCCGGACACCTTGCCGGCCTCCGCGTCGCGTACCCGGTTGACCAGGCTGGCGTAGTGGCGCGCGTAGTCCGCGTCCTGGTACTCGGTGAGGAACTGCACCCGGCGGCCGATCAGTTCGTCCAGCGAGCGTGACAGGCGCGAGTCGTCCATCGGCAGGAACGCGACCTTGTCACCCGGGTGGCTCTGCGGGACATGGCGGAGTTCGTCTTCCTTGCGACCGCCCAGCGGCGCGGACGGACTGGCGAATTCGCTGCCTTCCCAATCGCCGGCGCCCAGCATCGGCAGGTCGCGCGGGGTCGCTTCCGCCGCGGTCGGCTGGTTGCGCACCAGTCCGGCCGCGTCGGCCACCGCATTGGGGTCGATCACCGCCAGACGGCCCCAGGCGAAGGCGGTCTTGTTCATCTCGATCGCCGCGCCGTTGAGCTCGACCGCGCGCATGATCGCGTCCAGCGAGATCGGCACCAGCCCGCGCTGCCACGCATAACCCAGCAGGAACAGGTTGCTGCCGATCGCATTGCCCAGCAGGGCGGTGGCGATCTGGGTGGCGTCGACCACGAACGGCTTCTCGCCGCCCAGCGCGGTCTGCACCGCACTGATGATGTCGGCCGCGGGAAACTGGATGTCCGGACGGGTGGTGAAGCTGCCGGGCATCGCCTCGTAGCTGTTGAGCACGACCTGGCTGCGGCCGCCGCGGATCTTCGACAGCGCCCAGTAGTCGTTGACCACGACCATGTCGCAGCCCAGCACCAGGTCGGCCTCGCCGGCGGCGATGCGCACCGCGTGGATCTCGGCCGGGCTGTTGGCGATGCGGATGTGGGTGGTGACTGCGCCGCCCTTCTGCGCCAGTCCGGTCTGGTCGAGCACGCTGGAGCCCTTGCCCTCCAGATGCCCGGCCATGCCCAGCAGCGCACCGATGGTGACCACGCCGGTGCCGCCGACGCCGGTGATCAGGATGTTCCACGGCCGCTCCAGCGTGGGCAGCACCGGCATCGGCAGGTTCGCCAGCCGCTCACGCGCGTTGCTGGCGGACTTCTTCTTCAAACCGCCGCCTTCGATTGTGACAAAGCTGGGGCAGAAGCCGGTGGTGCAGCTGTAGTCCTTGTTGCAGTTGGACTGGTCGATCTCGCGCTTGCGGCCGAACTCGGTTTCCTTCGGCAGCACGGACACGCAGAACGATTTCTTGCCGCAGTCGCCGCAGCCCTCGCAGACCAGCGAGTTGACCATGACGCGTTTGGCCGGATCGACGATCTTGCCGCGCTTGCGGCGCCGGCGCTTCTCGGTCGCGCAGGTCTGGTCGTAGATCAGGACCGAGGTGCCCTTCACGCCGCGCATGCGCTTCTGCACCGCGTCCAGTTCGGCGCGGTCGAAGAACTCGACGTCGCCCGGGAACAGGTCGCGGCGGCGCCACTTGCCGATGTCATCGGACACCACGACGATCGCGTGCACGCCCTCGCTGCGGACCTGGTGGGCAATCTGCGGCACGCTGAGCTGGCCGTCCACCGGCTGGCCGCCGGTCATCGCCACCGCATCGTTGTAGAGGATCTTGTAGGTGATGTTGACGCCGGCGGCGACTGCCTGGCGGATCGCCAGCGTGCCGGAGTGAAAATAGGTGCCGTCGCCGAGGTTCTGGAACACGTGCTCGGTGTCGGTGAACGCCGCCTGCCCGGCCCAGGTGACGCCTTCGCCGCCCATGTGGGTGTAGGTGTCGGTGCTGCGGTTCATCCAGGTCACCATGTAATGGCAACCGATGCCGCCCAGCGCGCGCGAGCCTTCCGGCACCGCGGTGGAGAGGTTGTGCGGACAGCCGGAGCAGTAATGCGGCACGCGCGGGAACTGCGCCCGCGGCAGCGCCAGCTCGGCTTCCTTCTCGGCCATCCAGCGCATGACATCGCACATGCGCTCGTTGTCATGGAACTTCTGGATGCGCCGGCCGATCACGCCGGCAATCGTCGCCGGCGTCAGCTCGCCGGTGCTGGGCAGGATCCAGTGGCCCTGCTCGTCGTACTTGCCGACGATCGAAGGGCGCGTGCCGCCGCCCCAGTTGTACATCGCCTCCTTCATCTGGCTCTCGATGAAGGCGTGCTTCTCCTCGACCACCACGATGTCGGCCAGGCCATCGGCGAAGCGCTTCAGGCCGACCGGCTCCAGCGGCCAGGTCATGCCGACCTTGTACACGCGGATGCCCAGATCCTCGCAGGCGCGCTCGTCCAGACCGAGGTATTCCAGCGCGGTCAGCACGTCCAGGTAGGACTTGCCGGTGGTGATGATGCCCAGCCGCGCGCTCGGCGAGTCGATCACGATGCGGTCGATCGCGTTGGCCCGCGCGAAGGCCTGCGCGGCCTTGACCGCGTAGCGGTGCAGGCGCATCTCCTGGTCCAGCGGCGGATCCGGCCAGCGGATGTTGAGGCCGCCGGCCGGCATCTCGAAATCGTCCGGGGTGACGATCTGCAGCGCCAGCGGATTGACGTCCACCGAGGCCGAGGACTCCACCGTCTCGGCGATCGTCTTGAAGCCGACCCAGCGCCCGGTGTAGCGCGACATCGCCCAGCCGATCGCGCCCATGTCGAGGATGTCCTGCACCCCGGCCGGGTTGAGGATCGGCATCATCGCGCTGGTGAACTCGCCCTCCGACCCGTGCGGAAGCGTCGAGCTGCGGCAGGCATGGTCGTCGGCGGCCAGCGCCAGCACGCCACCCAGCGGGCTGGTGCCGGCGGCATTCGCGTGCTTGAGCACATCGCCGCTGCGGTCCACGCCCGGGCCCTTGGCGTACCACATGCCGAACACGCCATCGACCTTCGCGCCTTCAAACAGGTTCGTCTGCTGGGTGCCCCAGACCATCGTCGCGCCGAGATCCTCATTGAGGCCGGGAATGAACTTCACGCCGGCCTTGGCCAGGTGTTGCTTGGCCCGCCACAGCTCTAGGTCGAAACCGCCCAGCGGCGATCCCCGGTAGCCGGAAACAAAGCCGGCGGTGTTGAGGCCGGCAGCCTGGTCGCGCAGGCGCTGCATCAGCGGTAGCCGCACCAGCGCCTGCACGCCGGACAGGTAGATCCGGCCGCTCTCGCGGCTGTACTTGTGGTCCAGACCGTAGTCTGGGTCGGCAAGCGTGGCGGTATTGGCGGACGCCGGCGAGGAAAGCTGGGCGGTACTGGTCATGCGGGGCTCCGACGCGGCGGCGGCCGCGCGATGGCTGCGGGGGTCGGGGTCGGATCGGGAAACGCTGCTGATGCACGGATCGGGTCCGGCGGAACCGGCGCGCGCGTCGTCGGCACAGCCGCGGGAGTCTAGCAGCCAATGCCTTTGTGCCGCGGCCGCACGGCTTTGTCCCGCGGTCCGCACGCGTTACCATGAGCGCGCAATCCAGGGGGGAATGTACATGTTCAATTTCAAGCGGCCGCTCAGCGGCCGGGTTCTGGCTGCGACGCTGGCAGGCTGTCTGCTGGTGACCGGCGCAGCAACGGCGCAAAGCCGGCTGGTGCCCGCATCCGAGTTCTATTTCGCGGAAGAAGCGCGTACGACGCGTCCGGTAGTGGCCATCCAGGGCGAAGGCGATGCGCTGACCGACGCGTTGCTCAAGGCGATCGCGCGCAAGCCGCGTGCCCACGCCGAGAATGCCCAGCTTGCCCATGTGGCCATGACAGGCGGTCGGCCCGAGTTGGGCATCGAGCTGTACGACCGCGCCCTGCGCAATCTGGGCACGACCGACATCCTGTACCGGCCGGTGTTGTGGAACTACGGCTGGGACCTGCTGCGCAACGGCGACCCGGAAGCCGCGCTGGCGCGCTGGGAAACGCTGATCAAGGCGCGCAACGTCACCGCCGACTGGATGCCGACCACGTTCGCCTTGGCGTTATGGCAACTCGACCGCAAAGACGAGGCAGTGGAGTGGTATGCCGCCGCGGTACGTACCCATCCGGACCGCTGGACCTATCCCGACCGTTTCGACGAGCTGCTGCCCGATTGGGAGCCCGCCGAGCGCGCGACACTCGTGAAGGTGCAGCAGGCGTGGCAGGCTGATCCACCGCAATGGCGCTGATCCGCGTCTGAGCACAAGCCACGACCGGGGCAACGGAATGCTGCACAAACGACTGCTTCAGCAAACACTTGGCGCAGGTCTGCTCGGCGCGATGTCCGTGGCAGGGTTGGCGTACGCGGCGGGACAGGTTTCCGCGACCGACCGTACCGCGGCCGAGGCCTGCATCGCGCTGGGCGACGACGCCCGCATCGCGCAATGCATGCAGCAGATTGCGCCGGATCCGCCGGAGCAGCAGCGT
The genomic region above belongs to Lysobacter avium and contains:
- a CDS encoding BCCT family transporter, which codes for MVFRISVVLLALLALGGVFAPEAFGEFSSRAQALTLSGAGWFYLVVVFVALVFLLYLAVSPMGALRIGGVDAEPEFSRRSWFAMLFSAGMGIGLVFFGAAEPLSHFQRPPEGIEPQSLEAARASLRYVFFHWGLHPWAIYALMGLAMAWFQFNRKSRGLISDLLEPLIGERHSQGAVGKAIDVLAVVATAIGVATTLGFGAMQISAGLSHVTTAPAGFATQAVIIAVAFVLYMASSATGLSRGIKWLSNFNMAVAALLLALVIVLGPTAFIFESLTTTLGAYLNQLPAMSLHMTPFSQRAWVGDWTIFYWAWWIAWAPFVGAFFAKISYGRTVREFVFGVVCGPALVSFLWFAAFGATVLYQQMFQGADQLAALSLGIEHVLFAMADLLPLSSVISWVAIVLLLSFFVTSADSATLVLASMSSESAGDPPLARKVVWGVLQSVIAVALLAAGGLEALQAVIIVAALPFAVLLAAIMVSLNRTLSEEKRMHERHDREVRRAEVRWLKQERERMEKARQGTGDP
- a CDS encoding ankyrin repeat domain-containing protein, with protein sequence MSNEAFANSSLEPLAQAVVSGDSAEIKRQLASVDPNTPGADGATLLVAAIGAEKLAATQALLDGGADPNQPGGGGETPVHAAAFVGDPAFLNAVLAHGGDPNVRNPATASTPLSRALRGLHLDNVRILLDAGADPQLGDNNGDRPLHVAARTNAGAAILMLLEAGADPLATNSGGASFQAYYFSYPPRNALNERALAERREVVAWLKAHQVPLEANVDPDY
- a CDS encoding riboflavin biosynthesis protein RibA; its protein translation is MKTDGPVFGEKSLSKLAAVFDSREQAEDVAARLRQQFNLDGAQLQVISPEDPHPGRKIEPESRGIRQTAIKAHITFAILGIIAGLVIFAILRGMHITAVTSSPLAVAGVLVFFGAVFGLFAGGLITLRPDQDHVVMKVREALDSGRFVIVASPTDHSQRGQLSDALRTESGDVAGSL
- a CDS encoding tetratricopeptide repeat protein, translated to MFNFKRPLSGRVLAATLAGCLLVTGAATAQSRLVPASEFYFAEEARTTRPVVAIQGEGDALTDALLKAIARKPRAHAENAQLAHVAMTGGRPELGIELYDRALRNLGTTDILYRPVLWNYGWDLLRNGDPEAALARWETLIKARNVTADWMPTTFALALWQLDRKDEAVEWYAAAVRTHPDRWTYPDRFDELLPDWEPAERATLVKVQQAWQADPPQWR
- a CDS encoding murein L,D-transpeptidase catalytic domain family protein — protein: MAKPEAAAGPASASRLLERLHAAAPEMDPGVLALALEARSCALDSGTAAGNRLAVIDYSLPSTQKRMWVFDVEQPGLLYAEHVAHGQGSGENMSNRFSNVDGSHQTSLGLFRTAETYVGGNGYSLRMDGLEPGVNDNARDRLIVIHGAPYVNPEQAQRQGRLGRSYGCPALRPQVAREVIDTIKNDQLVFAYYPDDPWLKGSRYFGCGGRTARQILADARNEASSGDAVASAAAGSQAASATL
- a CDS encoding indolepyruvate ferredoxin oxidoreductase family protein, whose translation is MTSTAQLSSPASANTATLADPDYGLDHKYSRESGRIYLSGVQALVRLPLMQRLRDQAAGLNTAGFVSGYRGSPLGGFDLELWRAKQHLAKAGVKFIPGLNEDLGATMVWGTQQTNLFEGAKVDGVFGMWYAKGPGVDRSGDVLKHANAAGTSPLGGVLALAADDHACRSSTLPHGSEGEFTSAMMPILNPAGVQDILDMGAIGWAMSRYTGRWVGFKTIAETVESSASVDVNPLALQIVTPDDFEMPAGGLNIRWPDPPLDQEMRLHRYAVKAAQAFARANAIDRIVIDSPSARLGIITTGKSYLDVLTALEYLGLDERACEDLGIRVYKVGMTWPLEPVGLKRFADGLADIVVVEEKHAFIESQMKEAMYNWGGGTRPSIVGKYDEQGHWILPSTGELTPATIAGVIGRRIQKFHDNERMCDVMRWMAEKEAELALPRAQFPRVPHYCSGCPHNLSTAVPEGSRALGGIGCHYMVTWMNRSTDTYTHMGGEGVTWAGQAAFTDTEHVFQNLGDGTYFHSGTLAIRQAVAAGVNITYKILYNDAVAMTGGQPVDGQLSVPQIAHQVRSEGVHAIVVVSDDIGKWRRRDLFPGDVEFFDRAELDAVQKRMRGVKGTSVLIYDQTCATEKRRRRKRGKIVDPAKRVMVNSLVCEGCGDCGKKSFCVSVLPKETEFGRKREIDQSNCNKDYSCTTGFCPSFVTIEGGGLKKKSASNARERLANLPMPVLPTLERPWNILITGVGGTGVVTIGALLGMAGHLEGKGSSVLDQTGLAQKGGAVTTHIRIANSPAEIHAVRIAAGEADLVLGCDMVVVNDYWALSKIRGGRSQVVLNSYEAMPGSFTTRPDIQFPAADIISAVQTALGGEKPFVVDATQIATALLGNAIGSNLFLLGYAWQRGLVPISLDAIMRAVELNGAAIEMNKTAFAWGRLAVIDPNAVADAAGLVRNQPTAAEATPRDLPMLGAGDWEGSEFASPSAPLGGRKEDELRHVPQSHPGDKVAFLPMDDSRLSRSLDELIGRRVQFLTEYQDADYARHYASLVNRVRDAEAGKVSGSTDLTEAVARYAFKLMAYKDEYEVARLYTSGEFLRQVTQQFDGDYKIKFHLAPPLFAKRDDNGQLIKREFGPWMFTAFKWLARRRTLRGGRLDIFGYTAERRGERQLIVDYFQTIDALLPRLDRGNVALAAEIASIPEHIRGYGHVKEAHLEKAKAREAELLKQWSGEAASGLELRLIA
- a CDS encoding Mbeg1-like protein; the encoded protein is MLIGQGGLSGLTNRLQMLAPLQNLQRPMPFSPLSPSPLGVSGLREPSYHPQLGSLAPTRLAPQAPPSAPGPYALPAGSTLKDATSGTRAQPFDVTMSQLATSVYGTRGAPPDGWSAVSDAMLESRGIENPATWRQEFLGGVEQTTANQFKAEVYTDGEGNFVLAYRGTAEGAADWGDNFQQGLGFETGSVDKFTGLAADSAIEFARVFGDGDSGAATNLAITGHSQGGGLASVASLATGIPAVTFDASGIHPNTLDRLGMASPQQARDIAEGGQIRAYSMKTDLLTRVQESGPLSLAAPDALGTRIVVEPGVIDRHTLAGRAAKHEFDLPLLGQAGTNGLVEAMRNSGIPVISDVGQLAYNALSHSPQLLTDTMIAREPWQAGYQNPSDFGKSLHDMVPAGLRDDFARNTHEVADEVNGVLKTDMADGNYLQGSVKIAGHVVDGVVDSVGNTIHHTAEGVAARVDERVAGPVGDLLAGAISIGGKAAQFTADKVGDGIEQMAGAQGAILQNTFDGAVWAGNKAIEGIQWTGEKAIQSTTWVAGKTVDAARWTGEKAVDVAKWTGNKVVEGATAIRDGVTNTGRAIGEAVSNSRVMPWNW